One Deltaproteobacteria bacterium DNA window includes the following coding sequences:
- a CDS encoding ferrous iron transport protein A — translation MHRIIVRRLGIYSQLKTLLTAGWFCVSLHQSGRFCRRREGAMFCWRKRKRCGRVSEKGALPLTELEPGRSALVVGVESCGKLMGRLAAMGVLPGSMVTVLSSPSGGPVMISVKGDTLCLGRSMADKILVGV, via the coding sequence ATGCATAGAATTATAGTTAGAAGATTAGGAATTTATTCGCAATTAAAAACTTTATTGACAGCGGGCTGGTTCTGTGTTTCGCTTCATCAATCCGGCAGGTTTTGCCGGAGGAGGGAGGGTGCAATGTTCTGCTGGAGAAAACGCAAGAGATGCGGCCGGGTGTCGGAAAAGGGGGCCTTGCCTCTGACCGAACTGGAGCCGGGACGTTCGGCCCTTGTCGTGGGTGTTGAGTCTTGTGGAAAGCTCATGGGCCGTCTGGCAGCCATGGGCGTTTTACCCGGCAGCATGGTGACGGTTCTTTCCAGCCCTTCGGGAGGGCCGGTTATGATCTCGGTCAAGGGAGACACTTTGTGTCTGGGCCGTAGCATGGCCGATAAAATTCTGGTCGGTGTCTGA